In a single window of the Hippoglossus hippoglossus isolate fHipHip1 chromosome 7, fHipHip1.pri, whole genome shotgun sequence genome:
- the LOC117764566 gene encoding leucine-rich repeat and transmembrane domain-containing protein 1, which yields MQAAQGRLADMRVVLVCALLSLLSASHACPKECSCNSNTKVVDCRGQGLYDIPRRLHPDTQELYLQDNRIRGLGSMAFREIPLVRILDLSNNSITSVSPTALLGLRTLQRLSLAHNSLRELDKRLLGSIRSLSHLDLSHNSLWGLPGAMGDSLRNLSRLGLAYNRLTRMDRSLLEALTRMDSLTLRGNPWRCDCQLIGFKLWLETYLFKGGVVDEVLCSQPEDMKGRELQKVPYQLFHACMTTSYHYLFANIHHLESERLLRGHTHGNHAHPSSHTLHVPMAMGDGFGGGGAGGGSLPECEPKQRPRPVNLRHAIATVIITGVVCGIVLLMMLAAAVYGCAYAAIMAKYQRELKKNEELAAVRGADKARAAEKEPLENAIA from the exons ATGCAAGCGGCCCAAGGACGACTGGCAGATATGAGAG TGGTTCTCGTCTGTGCCCTGCTATCCCTCCTCTCTGCGTCACATGCCTGTCCGAAGGAGTGTAGCTGCAACAGCAACACCAAAGTAGTAGACTGCCGGGGTCAAGGTCTGTATGACATCCCCCGACGACTGCATCCCGACACCCAAGAACTGTATCTGCAAGATAACCGTATCAGGGGGCTGGGATCGATGGCGTTCAGAGAAATACCCCTTGTCCGCATTCTCGATTTGTCCAACAACTCTATAACATCTGTATCACCAACGGCTCTGCTGGGTCTCCGGACTCTCCAGCGCCTCAGCCTCGCCCACAACAGCCTGAGAGAGCTCGACAAGCGGTTGCTTGGATCTATACGCTCGCTTTCACACCTTGACCTCTCGCACAACAG CCTGTGGGGTTTACCTGGAGCCATGGGGGACAGTTTGAGGAACCTCAGCCGCTTGGGGCTCGCATACAACCGGCTAACACGGATGGACCGCTCCCTGTTAGAGGCCCTGACCCGCATGGACAGCCTCACACTACGAGGCAACCCCTGGAGGTGTGACTGCCAACTCATAGGCTTCAAACTCTGGCTGGAGACCTACCTCTTTAAAG GTGGAGTGGTGGACGAGGTCCTTTGCTCCCAGCCAGAAGACATGAAGGGCAGAGAACTGCAGAAAGTCCCTTACCAGCTCTTTCATGCCTGCATGACCACGAGCTACCACTACCTGTTCGCCAACATACACCACCTGGAGTCGGAGAGGCTCCTGCGAGGCCACACCCATGGCAACCACGCTCATCCCTCAAGCCATACTCTCCACGTCCCCATGGCAATGGGGGATGGCTTCGGCGGCGGGGGAGCCGGAGGAGGGAGCCTGCCAGAGTGTGAACCTAAGCAGAGGCCGCGGCCTGTCAACTTGCGCCACGCCATTGCCACAGTGATCATCACCGGCGTGGTGTGTGGAATCGTGTTACTGATGATGCTGGCTGCAGCGGTGTATGGCTGCGCTTACGCCGCTATCATGGCCAAATATCAGCGGGAGCTCAAGAAGAACGAGGAGCTGGCAGCGGTGCGGGGGGCAGATAAGGCCAGAGCTGCTGAAAAGGAACCGCTGGAGAATGCTATTGCCTAG